In one Mycobacteroides chelonae genomic region, the following are encoded:
- a CDS encoding MinD/ParA family ATP-binding protein, which produces MADSQDNKPDSPPPSGPWREPIADGLGGGDTKGNPFRRSKNPNNQEFVPPSADYFPQPTLKPPPPLPKTPKLSRRQRNHQRPMNPIWEPDPLSAYGMPQYQNPAPQAPPQQGAPQPPPQGYGAPAQQPPQNYYGPPPQNYYAPPAPSAPPPGPPAPAEPATPTAPPPNPEWASQLPAWPTSAVVPESSAGAPPAEQSQVRSEEEAPRDEAPDVEVPAEAPPPSPGAPAPAPQIRPDDASSMIPEGKTPWGGQVPQTPPAPTPPAPSWAPAPPLPPAPVAPPAAYPRADWNVPAAPQRAPFVPGQTPFTAARPEAPVYRPAPQPPQPSRPQGPSHDQLGLIRSVKPLPRSGWRKAVHRLSGGAINPGESSDESHRSELIDRINLPVRGDYRIAVLSLKGGVGKTTTTFSLGATFASLRGDRVIAVDANPDFGTLAQRGPDETRSTARDLLRDPDIHRYSDVRRHTSQSASRLEVLASERDPAASELFSEADYLAVMRILQRFYNIILTDCGTGLMHSAMAGVLGEANAIVLVTSPAIDGARSALATLDWLDHHGYSHLVRQSVVAISSSRPGASSIDLEQLSRHFLTRARAVHIVPFDNHLSEGSEISLDLMGKKTRLAFMELAASVADGFYEGGNTRQTSWG; this is translated from the coding sequence ATGGCTGATTCCCAAGACAACAAACCTGATTCGCCGCCGCCGAGCGGCCCGTGGCGCGAGCCCATCGCTGACGGGCTGGGCGGCGGGGACACCAAGGGCAATCCGTTCCGCCGGTCCAAGAACCCGAACAACCAGGAATTCGTGCCGCCCAGCGCCGATTACTTTCCGCAACCGACGCTCAAGCCGCCGCCTCCGCTGCCGAAGACTCCCAAACTCTCACGGCGCCAACGGAACCATCAGCGTCCGATGAATCCGATATGGGAACCGGATCCGCTGAGCGCGTACGGCATGCCGCAGTACCAGAACCCGGCGCCTCAAGCTCCGCCTCAACAGGGGGCGCCGCAGCCTCCGCCACAGGGATACGGTGCGCCGGCCCAGCAGCCCCCGCAGAACTACTACGGGCCGCCGCCACAGAACTATTACGCACCCCCGGCGCCTTCCGCCCCACCGCCGGGGCCGCCGGCTCCGGCGGAACCCGCCACGCCCACTGCGCCCCCTCCTAACCCGGAGTGGGCAAGTCAGCTGCCGGCTTGGCCCACCTCTGCGGTGGTGCCGGAGTCTTCGGCCGGAGCGCCTCCTGCCGAACAGTCTCAGGTCCGCAGTGAGGAAGAGGCGCCCAGGGACGAAGCACCTGATGTCGAGGTGCCCGCCGAGGCGCCCCCGCCCTCGCCCGGTGCGCCGGCACCCGCGCCACAGATCAGGCCCGATGATGCGTCCTCGATGATTCCGGAGGGCAAGACACCGTGGGGTGGGCAAGTGCCCCAAACACCGCCCGCACCAACGCCACCCGCGCCGTCGTGGGCACCGGCCCCACCTCTGCCTCCAGCCCCGGTGGCCCCTCCGGCGGCATATCCTCGAGCGGACTGGAACGTGCCGGCCGCGCCACAGCGGGCCCCCTTTGTTCCCGGTCAGACGCCGTTCACGGCTGCCCGCCCCGAAGCGCCTGTGTACCGGCCGGCGCCGCAGCCCCCGCAACCATCACGACCACAGGGGCCCAGCCACGACCAGCTTGGTCTCATCAGGTCGGTCAAGCCGCTGCCGAGAAGCGGGTGGCGCAAGGCCGTTCACCGACTCTCGGGTGGCGCGATCAACCCCGGCGAGTCGTCGGACGAGTCGCATCGCAGCGAGTTGATCGACCGAATCAACCTGCCCGTCCGCGGTGACTACCGAATCGCCGTGTTGTCCTTGAAGGGCGGTGTGGGCAAGACCACCACGACGTTCTCGTTGGGTGCCACCTTCGCCTCGCTGCGTGGTGACCGTGTGATCGCCGTCGACGCGAACCCGGACTTCGGGACGCTTGCTCAACGTGGCCCGGATGAGACACGTTCCACCGCACGAGACCTGTTGCGCGATCCTGATATTCACCGATACTCCGATGTGCGCAGGCACACGTCGCAGAGCGCGAGCCGCCTGGAGGTGCTGGCCTCCGAACGCGATCCGGCGGCCTCCGAGCTGTTCTCCGAAGCCGACTATCTGGCGGTGATGCGGATCCTGCAGCGGTTCTACAACATCATCCTGACCGACTGCGGTACCGGACTCATGCACTCGGCGATGGCCGGTGTGCTCGGTGAGGCCAATGCCATTGTGTTGGTGACCTCGCCTGCCATCGACGGTGCGCGCAGTGCCCTTGCGACCCTGGATTGGCTTGATCACCACGGGTATTCGCACCTGGTGCGGCAATCTGTGGTGGCCATCAGCTCGTCGCGGCCGGGTGCTTCCTCGATCGACCTCGAACAGCTGAGCCGGCATTTCCTCACGCGGGCCAGGGCGGTGCACATCGTTCCGTTCGACAACCATCTGTCGGAGGGGTCGGAGATCTCGCTGGATCTTATGGGTAAGAAGACCCGGCTGGCGTTCATGGAACTGGCGGCCTCGGTGGCCGATGGCTTCTACGAGGGCGGAAACACCCGGCAGACCAGCTGGGGCTAG
- the mnhG gene encoding monovalent cation/H(+) antiporter subunit G → MNTLLDGISGALVLLGSALALTAAIGVVRFPDTLARMHAASKPQVLGLLLVLAGAALRLRGHADVSMIVLTGLFTIITAPVVAHRVARLAYHERSVRDDLMTTDELER, encoded by the coding sequence ATGAACACTCTTCTCGACGGGATCTCGGGTGCGCTGGTGTTACTCGGTTCCGCGCTGGCCCTGACCGCCGCGATCGGCGTGGTGCGATTTCCTGACACGTTGGCCCGCATGCACGCCGCCTCCAAGCCTCAGGTGTTGGGACTGCTGCTGGTTCTGGCGGGTGCCGCGCTGCGGCTGCGCGGGCACGCTGACGTCAGCATGATCGTGCTCACCGGGCTGTTCACCATCATCACCGCCCCAGTCGTCGCGCATCGGGTTGCACGGCTGGCCTATCACGAACGCAGCGTTCGCGACGATCTGATGACGACCGACGAACTGGAGCGCTAG
- a CDS encoding monovalent cation/H+ antiporter complex subunit F, with amino-acid sequence MNVVWHIAAVLLIAAATITTYRLLAGPNTLDRLVAVDTLVAVTMCTLAAWAAYSLDSTVLYGMVALSLISFLGSVSVTRFRVPDTAIDPRDERRQPR; translated from the coding sequence GTGAACGTCGTATGGCACATCGCGGCCGTGCTGCTCATCGCCGCGGCGACCATCACCACATACCGGCTGCTCGCCGGCCCCAACACGCTCGACAGGCTTGTCGCCGTGGACACCCTGGTGGCCGTCACCATGTGCACGCTTGCCGCATGGGCGGCCTACAGCCTGGATTCCACTGTGCTGTACGGGATGGTCGCGCTGTCTCTCATCAGTTTCCTCGGCTCGGTGAGCGTGACACGGTTCCGCGTACCTGACACCGCGATCGACCCGCGCGACGAGAGGAGGCAACCCCGATGA
- a CDS encoding Na+/H+ antiporter subunit E, whose product MKSLTMYGPREIVLRIWILVWLMLVWTMLWGNFSVANTVTGLLVALVITVLLPMPRLPVEGRLHIGSMIRLAFTVAYYMVLSSLQVAWLAIRPGAPPLSAVLRAQLSVKSDLVMALLLNTLTIIPGSVVLEIDQERRLAYVHVLDVGSPKAVATFYAQLRQLERLFIAAFERDADWHPDDETAESEMREGL is encoded by the coding sequence ATGAAAAGCCTCACGATGTACGGCCCTCGCGAAATTGTCTTGCGCATCTGGATTTTGGTGTGGCTCATGCTGGTGTGGACGATGCTGTGGGGAAACTTCTCCGTCGCCAACACCGTTACCGGGCTGCTGGTGGCACTGGTCATCACGGTGCTGCTACCGATGCCCCGGCTGCCGGTGGAGGGCCGCCTGCATATCGGTTCGATGATCCGGCTCGCCTTCACGGTCGCGTATTACATGGTGCTGTCCAGTCTGCAGGTGGCCTGGTTGGCGATCAGGCCGGGCGCGCCACCGTTGAGTGCCGTACTGCGCGCCCAGCTTTCGGTGAAGTCTGACTTGGTGATGGCGCTTCTGCTCAACACCCTGACCATCATCCCGGGATCGGTGGTCCTGGAAATAGACCAGGAACGCCGGCTGGCGTACGTGCACGTGCTGGATGTGGGCTCGCCCAAGGCTGTGGCGACTTTCTACGCCCAACTGCGGCAACTGGAAAGACTTTTCATCGCAGCCTTCGAACGGGACGCCGATTGGCATCCCGACGATGAGACCGCCGAGTCCGAGATGAGGGAGGGACTGTGA
- a CDS encoding Na+/H+ antiporter subunit D, whose translation MAVLTPLPVLVPTAAAALTLIAGRRPRLQLLITVTALTTVLGVCAVLLYLADRNGTFALAVGGWGPTEEKLGPLGITLVVDRLSALMLVVSAIVLLAVVLYAAAQGIRDGDERQPVSIFMPTYLALSAGVCNAFLAGDLFNLYVGFEVLLAASFVLLTIGASGDRVRAGISYVMVSMMSSVVFLLGIAFVYAATGTLNMAEIAVRADGIPSGTRMAIFAVLLVAFAIKAAVFPLSTWLPDSYPTAPAPVTAVFAGLLTKVGVYAIIRAHSLLFPGGVLNTVLLVAALLTMIVGILGAIAQSDIKRLLSFTLVSHIGYMIFGIALSNELGMSGAIYYVAHHIIVQTTLFLVVGLIERQAGASSLNRLGGLAAASPLLAFAFVVPALNLGGIPPFSGFIGKVALLEAGSLQGSVLAWTLVAGGTITSLLTLYAVARVWTKAFWRPRADAPEGDLAAATPSALLDDGEEVAFVDRADVGRMPAGMLAPTLGLIAVGVALTLFAGPIIGMSDRAAAEVRDRAVYISAVLGGGPR comes from the coding sequence ATGGCTGTTCTGACCCCGCTCCCGGTCCTCGTGCCGACCGCCGCGGCAGCGTTGACGCTGATCGCGGGCCGTCGCCCACGACTGCAACTGCTGATCACCGTCACGGCATTGACCACGGTGCTCGGAGTCTGCGCGGTACTGCTCTACCTGGCAGATCGCAACGGCACCTTCGCACTGGCGGTCGGGGGCTGGGGGCCTACCGAGGAGAAACTGGGGCCGCTCGGAATAACCCTTGTGGTGGACCGGCTTTCGGCATTGATGCTGGTGGTCTCGGCCATCGTGTTGCTCGCGGTGGTGCTGTACGCGGCGGCGCAGGGTATTCGGGACGGTGACGAGCGCCAGCCGGTGTCGATCTTCATGCCCACGTACCTGGCGCTGTCCGCAGGTGTCTGCAATGCCTTCCTGGCCGGCGACCTGTTCAACCTGTACGTCGGCTTCGAGGTACTGCTGGCCGCCAGCTTCGTGCTCCTGACCATCGGCGCCAGCGGTGACCGGGTGCGGGCGGGCATCTCGTACGTGATGGTCTCGATGATGTCCTCGGTGGTCTTCCTGCTAGGCATCGCGTTCGTCTACGCGGCAACCGGAACATTGAATATGGCCGAAATCGCAGTCCGCGCAGACGGTATACCGTCGGGTACCCGGATGGCGATCTTCGCGGTGTTGTTGGTGGCCTTCGCCATCAAGGCGGCGGTCTTCCCGCTGTCGACGTGGCTACCCGACTCCTACCCCACCGCGCCCGCACCCGTGACCGCGGTCTTCGCGGGCTTGCTCACCAAAGTAGGTGTGTACGCCATCATTCGCGCACATTCGCTGCTCTTCCCGGGTGGAGTTCTGAACACGGTGCTGCTGGTGGCCGCGCTGCTGACCATGATCGTCGGCATCCTGGGCGCCATCGCGCAGAGTGACATCAAACGACTGCTGTCCTTTACCCTGGTCAGCCATATCGGGTACATGATCTTCGGCATCGCGCTGTCCAACGAGCTCGGCATGTCCGGCGCTATTTACTATGTGGCACACCACATCATCGTGCAGACAACGTTGTTCCTCGTGGTGGGACTCATTGAGCGCCAGGCAGGGGCGTCCTCGCTGAATCGCCTGGGTGGTCTAGCGGCCGCCAGTCCGCTACTGGCCTTCGCGTTCGTGGTGCCGGCCTTGAACCTCGGTGGGATACCGCCGTTCTCGGGGTTCATCGGCAAGGTTGCATTACTGGAGGCAGGGTCGCTGCAGGGCTCGGTGCTGGCCTGGACCTTGGTGGCCGGGGGCACCATCACGAGCCTGCTGACCCTGTATGCGGTGGCACGGGTGTGGACCAAGGCGTTCTGGCGGCCACGCGCCGACGCGCCCGAGGGTGATCTCGCCGCGGCGACACCGTCCGCGCTTCTCGATGACGGAGAAGAAGTCGCGTTTGTCGACCGTGCCGACGTGGGCCGGATGCCGGCCGGCATGTTGGCACCCACATTGGGTTTGATCGCGGTCGGGGTGGCGCTGACCCTATTCGCCGGTCCGATCATCGGCATGAGTGATCGTGCCGCCGCCGAGGTCCGTGACCGTGCGGTATACATCAGCGCGGTCCTCGGGGGTGGGCCTCGATGA
- a CDS encoding Na(+)/H(+) antiporter subunit C, whose amino-acid sequence MTNLGLLIIIGALTACGVYLMLERNLTRMVLGLLLVGNAVNLLILTVGGPSGNPPIIGRESAGRTSMADPLAQGMILTAIVITMGVAAFTLALIYRMFTLEADDIVDDDAEDARVAQEPLEPVTDGREEHHEAPESGDEDSPSELDALPAGEKS is encoded by the coding sequence ATGACCAATCTCGGACTACTCATCATCATCGGCGCCCTCACCGCATGCGGCGTGTACCTGATGCTCGAACGCAACCTGACGCGCATGGTGTTGGGTCTGCTTCTCGTCGGCAACGCGGTGAACCTGCTGATCCTCACCGTGGGTGGCCCGTCCGGTAATCCACCGATCATCGGACGCGAGTCCGCGGGCCGGACCTCTATGGCAGATCCGTTGGCCCAGGGCATGATCCTCACCGCGATCGTCATCACCATGGGTGTTGCCGCATTCACTCTCGCCCTGATCTATCGCATGTTCACGTTGGAAGCCGATGACATCGTCGACGACGACGCCGAGGACGCGCGCGTCGCCCAGGAACCACTTGAACCCGTCACCGACGGCAGGGAAGAACACCACGAGGCGCCCGAATCCGGCGACGAGGACTCGCCTTCCGAACTCGACGCACTTCCGGCGGGTGAGAAGTCATGA
- a CDS encoding Na+/H+ antiporter subunit A produces the protein MLAILLAHALAAAMAPLLVARVGRLAFYPLALAPLGSLIWVLARWPAAGADTRIDIPWVPELAMDISLRFDSLAAIMSVLVLGIGSLVLFYCASYFRHRDGHTEPRLPSFAAELVAFSGAMFGLVISDNLLLLYIFWELTTVLSFLLVGHYAERLASRRAAVQALLVTTAGGLAMLVGIIVLGHVGGSFLLSDLIADPPSGMAASVGLVLILIGALSKSAIVPLHFWLPGAMAAPTPVSAYLHAAAMVKAGIYLVARMSPGFAEATPWRPIVLVLGIATMILAGWRALREYDLKLILAFGTVSQLGFLVVLTGTGDPDILLAGLVMLCAHALFKAALFMVVGIIDHTVGTRDIRKLAWLGRREPSLLVIAGLAAASMAGVPLTLGFVGKELAFATVLHSQVLGSSAPWVLAGIVVGSMFTITYSMRFIWGAFARKGLPEPSARVQGMHAPAPAFLVAPAVLSVASIAAGILPDWLNWALGSYANPVDAHIAIWEGFGVPLLLTAIAFAVGIFAFFSRGRLRKARLAVNPLGNADRGYDAVLRGADVLSQRLTALTQRGSIPFTQATILVTLVTLPTIVLALGARDEPHLKLWDSPLQGVVGLLMLAAAIGATVMRNRLAAVLLVGITGYGTGVIFALHGAPDLALTQFLVETLTLVIFVLVLRALPAESDAEQANRFRLPRAALAIAVGCTVTALGVYAMAARRDRPIADLLPEAAYQRGHGANTVNVLLVDIRAWDTLGEISVLLVAATGVASLMFRHRRFGRAPRVGDAAGQPDVVVASSVWLRGSELRDPKHRSLVLEVATRLIFPLVMVLSFYFFFAGHNVPGGGFAGGLTAGLALVLRYLAGGRYELGETLPFDAGKILGLGLAFSGGTAFASILLGAPVLSSATIQFDVLGFGHVKIVTALFFDLGVYLVVVGLVLDVLRSLGARLDVELEESPRARAGVRAS, from the coding sequence TTGCTTGCCATTCTGCTTGCCCACGCACTTGCCGCCGCGATGGCGCCGCTACTTGTGGCGCGCGTTGGTCGACTGGCGTTCTACCCTCTTGCCCTGGCCCCTTTGGGTTCGCTGATCTGGGTATTGGCAAGATGGCCTGCCGCCGGGGCGGACACTCGTATCGACATCCCCTGGGTGCCCGAGCTGGCGATGGACATCTCTCTGCGCTTCGACTCGCTGGCCGCGATCATGAGCGTGCTGGTGCTCGGCATCGGGTCACTGGTGCTGTTCTATTGCGCGAGCTACTTCCGGCATCGGGACGGGCACACCGAGCCACGGCTTCCGAGTTTCGCTGCCGAGCTGGTGGCCTTCTCCGGGGCCATGTTCGGTCTGGTGATAAGCGACAACCTGCTGCTGCTGTACATCTTCTGGGAACTGACGACCGTGCTGTCCTTCCTCTTGGTGGGTCACTACGCAGAACGACTCGCGAGTCGCCGCGCGGCGGTACAAGCACTGCTGGTGACCACTGCTGGTGGACTGGCGATGCTGGTCGGGATCATCGTGCTCGGCCATGTCGGCGGAAGCTTCCTGCTCTCCGACCTCATCGCAGACCCGCCATCGGGTATGGCCGCCAGCGTCGGTCTGGTGCTGATACTGATCGGTGCACTGAGCAAGTCCGCCATTGTCCCCCTACACTTTTGGCTTCCCGGCGCCATGGCCGCACCAACCCCGGTCAGCGCCTATCTCCATGCCGCAGCCATGGTGAAGGCCGGTATCTATCTGGTGGCCCGTATGTCGCCCGGGTTCGCCGAGGCGACACCGTGGCGGCCCATCGTGCTGGTGTTGGGCATCGCCACCATGATCCTGGCGGGCTGGCGCGCCCTGCGCGAGTACGACCTCAAGCTGATCCTGGCCTTCGGCACGGTGAGCCAACTCGGATTCCTGGTGGTGCTCACCGGCACCGGTGATCCCGACATCCTGTTGGCCGGTCTGGTCATGCTGTGCGCGCACGCCCTGTTCAAGGCTGCACTGTTCATGGTGGTGGGAATCATCGACCACACCGTAGGGACCCGCGATATCCGCAAGTTGGCATGGCTCGGAAGACGTGAACCGTCTCTACTCGTGATTGCCGGGCTGGCCGCCGCGAGCATGGCGGGGGTGCCGCTGACCCTCGGATTTGTCGGTAAGGAGCTAGCCTTCGCGACGGTGCTGCACAGTCAGGTGCTCGGTTCGTCCGCCCCCTGGGTGCTGGCGGGGATAGTCGTCGGATCCATGTTCACCATCACGTACAGCATGCGATTCATCTGGGGAGCATTCGCACGCAAGGGTTTACCCGAGCCAAGCGCCCGCGTGCAGGGCATGCACGCTCCGGCGCCTGCCTTCCTGGTGGCACCCGCCGTGCTGTCGGTGGCAAGCATCGCGGCCGGGATACTGCCCGACTGGCTCAACTGGGCGCTGGGCAGCTACGCCAATCCTGTCGACGCGCATATCGCGATCTGGGAGGGCTTCGGCGTACCGCTGCTGCTTACCGCGATCGCGTTCGCAGTCGGTATCTTCGCGTTCTTCTCGCGGGGACGCCTGCGCAAGGCCCGGCTCGCCGTCAACCCGCTGGGCAATGCCGACCGCGGCTACGACGCCGTTCTGCGCGGTGCCGATGTGCTGTCCCAGCGGCTGACCGCACTGACGCAACGAGGCTCGATCCCGTTCACCCAGGCCACCATTCTGGTGACCCTGGTGACACTGCCGACCATTGTGCTGGCACTCGGAGCCCGCGACGAGCCGCACCTCAAACTGTGGGATTCGCCGCTGCAGGGGGTGGTCGGGTTACTGATGCTTGCCGCCGCCATCGGCGCCACCGTCATGCGCAACCGTCTGGCGGCGGTGCTGCTCGTCGGCATCACTGGCTACGGAACAGGCGTTATCTTCGCACTCCACGGGGCGCCAGATCTGGCGCTGACGCAATTCCTCGTCGAGACCCTGACCCTCGTCATTTTCGTGTTGGTGTTGCGCGCCCTACCCGCCGAGTCGGATGCGGAGCAGGCCAACAGATTCCGGCTACCCCGTGCCGCGCTCGCGATTGCGGTCGGATGCACCGTGACGGCGCTAGGGGTGTACGCGATGGCGGCACGACGTGATCGCCCGATCGCCGACCTGCTCCCCGAGGCGGCATATCAGCGCGGGCACGGCGCCAACACGGTGAACGTGCTGCTGGTGGATATCCGTGCCTGGGACACCCTCGGCGAGATCTCGGTACTGCTGGTTGCCGCGACGGGCGTGGCTTCGTTGATGTTCCGGCACCGGCGTTTCGGGAGAGCTCCCCGGGTCGGGGACGCGGCGGGTCAACCGGATGTGGTGGTGGCCTCCAGCGTCTGGTTGCGGGGGAGCGAACTGCGCGACCCCAAGCACCGGTCGTTGGTTCTGGAAGTCGCGACACGGCTCATCTTCCCGCTGGTCATGGTGTTGTCGTTCTACTTCTTCTTCGCCGGACACAACGTTCCGGGCGGTGGATTCGCCGGTGGCCTCACGGCCGGTCTGGCTCTCGTACTGCGCTACCTCGCCGGTGGGCGGTATGAGCTGGGCGAGACACTGCCATTCGACGCAGGCAAGATCCTCGGGCTCGGGCTGGCATTTTCAGGCGGGACAGCATTCGCTTCGATCTTGCTGGGTGCCCCGGTGTTGTCTTCGGCCACAATCCAATTCGATGTGCTTGGATTTGGGCACGTCAAGATCGTGACGGCGCTGTTCTTCGATCTGGGCGTGTACCTGGTGGTCGTCGGTCTGGTACTCGATGTGCTGCGCAGCCTGGGCGCACGCTTGGATGTGGAGCTCGAAGAGTCTCCACGGGCCCGGGCGGGGGTGCGCGCGTCATGA